One genomic region from Tripterygium wilfordii isolate XIE 37 chromosome 20, ASM1340144v1, whole genome shotgun sequence encodes:
- the LOC119987140 gene encoding protein DETOXIFICATION 49-like, whose protein sequence is MCKSSSDDDLQNPLTNPWIYKNPDSIHQQSSERTQLSLVIKEAKRIANIALPMILTGLLLYSRSMISMLFLGRLGDLALAGGSLAIGFGNITGYSILSGLAMGMEPICGQAFGAKRFKLLGLTMQRTVLLLLLTSIPIACLWLNMKKILILCNQEVYIATEAQSYLLYSLPDLLALSILHPLRIYLRTQSITLPLTYCATLAIFLHIPINYFLVSWLNLGARGVALSAVWTNFNLVGSLIVYITISGVYKKTWCGFSKECFKGWKCLLNLAIPSCISVCLEWWWYEIMILLCGLLLNPQATVASMGVLIQTTSLIYIFPSSLSFGVSTRVGNELGANNPNKAKLAAIVGLSTSFILGFTALLFAVMVRKTWACMFTKDAEIIKLTTMVLPIIGLCELGNCPQTTGCGVLRGTARPKMGANINLGCFYLVGMPVAIWLSFFCGFDFRGLWLGLLAAQGSCVLTMLLILARTDWEWQAVRAKDLTRSIDIVDDDDFEVTLKDDEAKQDTCSPV, encoded by the coding sequence ATGTGCAAGTCTTCATCTGATGATGATCTTCAAAACCCATTAACCAATCCATGGATCTACAAAAACCCAGATTCAATTCATCAACAAAGTTCAGAAAGAACCCAACTTTCGCTTGTGATCAAAGAAGCAAAACGCATTGCCAATATTGCTCTGCCTATGATACTTACAGGTCTATTGTTGTACTCTCGCTCAATGATTTCAATGCTCTTTCTTGGCCGTCTTGGGGATCTCGCGTTGGCCGGTGGATCGCTGGCTATTGGATTCGGTAACATCACCGGATACTCCATCCTCTCCGGCCTTGCTATGGGGATGGAACCAATTTGCGGTCAAGCTTTTGGTGCTAAAAGATTCAAACTTTTAGGCCTCACGATGCAAAGAACAGTGCTTTTGCTTCTCTTGACTTCAATCCCTATTGCATGTTTATGgctcaacatgaaaaagattcTCATTCTTTGTAACCAAGAAGTTTATATAGCAACAGAGGCTCAATCTTATCTCCTCTATTCGTTACCGGATCTTCTCGCGCTGTCGATTTTGCATCCTCTGCGGATATATCTCAGGACACAATCAATTACTCTGCCTCTAACATATTGTGCTACATTAGCAATCTTCCTTCACATTCCGATTAATTACTTTCTAGTTTCTTGGCTCAATCTTGGCGCCAGAGGAGTTGCATTGAGCGCGGTTTGGACTAATTTCAATCTAGTCGGATCATTGATTGTATACATTACAATCTCTGGAGTTTACAAGAAAACCTGGTGTGGATTCTCCAAGGAATGCTTCAAAGGGTGGAAATGTTTGCTGAATCTAGCGATTCCGAGCTGCATTTCGGTTTGCCTCGAGTGGTGGTGGTATGAAATCATGATTCTGTTATGTGGGTTGTTGTTGAATCCGCAAGCCACGGTCGCTTCAATGGGAGTATTGATTCAGACAACATCACTgatatacatttttccttcttCGTTGAGTTTTGGCGTGTCAACTAGGGTTGGAAATGAATTAGGTGCTAACAATCCCAACAAGGCAAAACTTGCTGCAATCGTTGGTCTCTCCACAAGCTTCATATTGGGATTCACAGCATTGTTGTTTGCAGTCATGGTTAGAAAAACTTGGGCTTGTATGTTCACAAAAGACGCAGAGATTATCAAGTTAACAACCATGGTTTTACCAATCATTGGACTATGTGAGCTTGGGAATTGTCCACAAACAACAGGTTGTGGAGTCTTGAGAGGTACTGCCAGGCCTAAAATGGGAGCAAACATTAATTTGGGTTGTTTTTACTTGGTTGGTATGCCAGTTGCGATTTGGTTAAGTTTCTTTTGTGGGTTTGATTTTAGAGGACTCTGGCTCGGCCTCTTAGCCGCCCAGGGCTCGTGTGTGCTAACCATGCTGTTAATCCTGGCTCGAACCGATTGGGAATGGCAAGCTGTGAGAGCTAAAGATCTCACAAGAAGCATTGacattgttgatgatgatgattttgaagttACATTGAAGGATGATGAAGCAAAGCAAGATACTTGTTCCCCTGTTTGA
- the LOC119987144 gene encoding ribosomal RNA processing protein 36 homolog, with protein MRITNDAIASSSKTQLEKGQEKEHEFSSSSEEEEDEIERELADVTFEELQKARSNGSHTIFRKPEQDKKAGRANKNRPMEVSCKKPVSRFKEVVQAPKRVVRDPRFESLCGALDEEGFRKRYSFLYEENLPAEKEELEKQVKKLEKKEKKLKKTPDLELKEELKNHISLIDKQLKSEPTKTRDAAILAKHKKEEREAAKKGKQPFYLKKSEIRKQRLVEKFNKLKASGKLESFIEKRRKRNASKDHRYMPYRRSESKE; from the exons ATGAGGATAACCAATGATGCAATTGCAAGTTCAAGCAAAACCCAGTTGGAGAAAGGCCAAGAAAAAGAACATGAATTTTCGTCATCTTCAGAAGAAGAG GAGGATGAGATAGAGCGTGAGCTGGCTGATGTCACCTTTGAAGAGCTCCAAAAAGCACGCTCGAATGGGTCACATACTATTTTCCGTAAACCTGAGCAGGATAAGAAGGCTGGAAGGGCAAATAAAAATAG GCCAATGGAGGTTAGCTGCAAAAAGCCTGTGAGTCGATTTAAGGAGGTTGTTCAGGCTCCTAAAAGG GTTGTGCGTGATCCTCGTTTTGAATCACTGTGCGGTGCACTTGATGAAGAGGG GTTTAGGAAGAGATACAGTTTTCTGTATGAGGAAAACCTTCCTGCTGAGAAAGAG GAACTAGAGAAGCAAGtaaagaagttggaaaaaaaggaaaagaaactaAAGAAAACGCCTGACTTAGAACTCAAGGAAGAGTTGAAGAACCACATATCTTTGATT GACAAACAGCTGAAATCTGAGCCAACCAAAACTAGGGATGCAGCAATACTGGCTAAGCATAAGAAGGAGGAAAGAGAAGCGGCAAAGAAAGGGAAACAACCCTTTTATCTTAAGAAAT CCGAAATACGGAAGCAAAGGCTTGTTGAGAAGTTCAACAAACTGAAG GCTTCTGGCAAACTTGAGTCCTTCATTGAGAAACGGAGGAAGAGAAATGCTTCGAAGGACCACAGATACATGCCATATCGTAGGTCAGAAAGCAAAGAGTAA